The Symphalangus syndactylus isolate Jambi chromosome 11, NHGRI_mSymSyn1-v2.1_pri, whole genome shotgun sequence genome contains a region encoding:
- the PRR16 gene encoding protein Largen isoform X3, with the protein MPKKVVDQIDTLTSDLQLEDEMTDSSKTDTLNSSSSGTTASSLEKIKVQANAPLIKPPAHPSAILTVLRKPNPPPPPPRLTPVKCEDPKRVVPTANPVKTNGTLLRNGGLPGGPNKIPNGDICCIPNSNLDKAPVQLLMHRPEKDRCPQAGPRERVRFNEKVQYHGYCPDCDTRYNIKNREVHLHSEPVHPPGKIPHQGPPLPPPSHLSPFPLENGGMGISHSNSFPPIRPATVPPPTAPKPQKTILRKSTTTTV; encoded by the coding sequence GTGGTTGACCAGATTGACACCCTGACCTCTGACCTACAGCTGGAGGATGAGATGACTGACAGCTCCAAAACGGACACGCTGAATAGTAGCTCAAGTGGCACAACAGCCTCCAGCCTAGAGAAGATCAAAGTGCAGGCTAATGCACCGCTTATTAAACCCCCAGCACACCCATCTGCTATCCTCACTGTCCTGAGAAAGCCAaaccctccaccacctcctccaagGTTGACACCTGTGAAGTGTGAAGACCCCAAAAGGGTGGTTCCAACTGCCAATCCTGTAAAAACCAATGGCACCCTTCTACGAAATGGAGGCTTACCAGGTGGACCTaacaaaattccaaatggagaTATCTGCTGCATACCCAACAGTAACTTGGACAAGGCTCCAGTCCAGCTTCTGATGCATAGACCTGAAAAAGACAGATGTCCCCAGGCAGGGCCTCGAGAACGAGTTCGGTTTAATGAAAAAGTACAGTACCATGGCTATTGTCCTGACTGTGATACCCGGTATAACATAAAAAACAGGGAGGTCCATTTACACAGCGAACCTGTCCACCCACCAGGAAAGATTCCTCACCAaggccctcccctccctcctccatcccatctctctcctttcccACTAGAAAATGGGGGAATGGGAATAAGCCACAGTAACAGCTTCCCCCCTATCAGACCTGCAACTGTGCCTCCTCCCACTGCACCAAAACCACAGAAGACGATCTTGAGGAAGTCAACCACTACAACCGTGTGA
- the PRR16 gene encoding protein Largen isoform X4, with product MTDSSKTDTLNSSSSGTTASSLEKIKVQANAPLIKPPAHPSAILTVLRKPNPPPPPPRLTPVKCEDPKRVVPTANPVKTNGTLLRNGGLPGGPNKIPNGDICCIPNSNLDKAPVQLLMHRPEKDRCPQAGPRERVRFNEKVQYHGYCPDCDTRYNIKNREVHLHSEPVHPPGKIPHQGPPLPPPSHLSPFPLENGGMGISHSNSFPPIRPATVPPPTAPKPQKTILRKSTTTTV from the coding sequence ATGACTGACAGCTCCAAAACGGACACGCTGAATAGTAGCTCAAGTGGCACAACAGCCTCCAGCCTAGAGAAGATCAAAGTGCAGGCTAATGCACCGCTTATTAAACCCCCAGCACACCCATCTGCTATCCTCACTGTCCTGAGAAAGCCAaaccctccaccacctcctccaagGTTGACACCTGTGAAGTGTGAAGACCCCAAAAGGGTGGTTCCAACTGCCAATCCTGTAAAAACCAATGGCACCCTTCTACGAAATGGAGGCTTACCAGGTGGACCTaacaaaattccaaatggagaTATCTGCTGCATACCCAACAGTAACTTGGACAAGGCTCCAGTCCAGCTTCTGATGCATAGACCTGAAAAAGACAGATGTCCCCAGGCAGGGCCTCGAGAACGAGTTCGGTTTAATGAAAAAGTACAGTACCATGGCTATTGTCCTGACTGTGATACCCGGTATAACATAAAAAACAGGGAGGTCCATTTACACAGCGAACCTGTCCACCCACCAGGAAAGATTCCTCACCAaggccctcccctccctcctccatcccatctctctcctttcccACTAGAAAATGGGGGAATGGGAATAAGCCACAGTAACAGCTTCCCCCCTATCAGACCTGCAACTGTGCCTCCTCCCACTGCACCAAAACCACAGAAGACGATCTTGAGGAAGTCAACCACTACAACCGTGTGA